CCACCGAAGCTGTGGCGGCACCGGCGGTGGCACCGCACGATGCCAAGTGCCAGGAGATGGCGGTGACGGCTGAGGTCGCCTGTGTCCTGACCGTGAGCGAACGGACCGCAGGTGCCTTCGTGTCCGACTGCCAGGCGCTGACGAGGGGTTTGCCGCTGACCCTCGCGGCACTCACGGCAGGGACCATTTCGTGGGCGCACGCCCGGATCATCGTCGACGAAACCTCCGGCCTGGACCCGGCCGGGGCGGCCGGGCTGGAAGCGCACTTCCTGGACCCGGCCGCACCGGACCCGGCCCGGGGCTGCCCGGCCGGGGAACTGGTTCCGTCACGGTTCCGGGCCAAGGCCCGCACCTGGCGGGAACGCCACCACCGGGACAGCATCGAAACACGCCACACCAAGAGCGCTGCGGACCGGCGGGTCGAGTACCGCCCGGACTCCGACGGGATGGCCTGGTTCTCCGCGTACCTGCCGGCCGATACCGCGGCGGGGATCTGGGACCGGACCACCGCCGCCGCCCGGGCCCTCCAAGGCCCGGACGAGGTGCGGACCCTCACCCAGCTCCGCGCCGACATCGCCGCGACCTGGCTGCTCACCAGCGGACTCGCCGACGGCGAAGTGGCGGGCGGGGGTGTGCCGTCGCCGCGGGCGCAGGTCCTGATCACCGTCCCCGTCCTGTCCCTGCTCGGCGCGGGTGAGGAACCGGCGGTCCTGGACGGGTACGGGCCGATCCCGCCCTCGATGGCCCGCCGCCTCATCGCTGAGGGCGCGGATTCCTTCTACCGGGTCCTGGTGGATCCGCGGGACGGGGCGCCGCTGGAAATCGGCCGGTCCAGCTACCGGGTGCCGAAGGCAGTGCGGCAGTGGCTGCGGCTCCGCGACGGGAAGTGCCCCTTCCCGGGCTGCAACAACCAGTCCCTGGACAACGACGCCGACCATCTCCTGGCCTGGGCCGACGGAGGCACCACCGGGATCTCCAACCTCGGCCAGCCGTGCCGCAAACACCACGGCCTGAAACACTCCTCGGCCTGGACACCGGCCGGGGCCAGCAAAGACGCCCCGCCCGGGTGGACGTCCCCGTCCGGACGGCACTACGCCAGCGAACAGCAGGACTGGGAACCACCCCACTGGCCGGACCGCCTCCAGGCCATGGTGACACTCCTTGCCGAATGCGTACCCGAGGATCCCGGCCCTGATCCCGATTCCGAACTGCCCCCGGACCCCTTCCCGGACTGGCGCCTCTTCACGGCAGGACACCCATGGCCCGCCACAGCCATGGACGATCCGGGCTGGACGGAGCCACTCGAGGACCCTTGGCTGGAAGACCTGCTGCTCCAACACGGCTGAGCGACTCGTTGGGAGCACTCCAGCGGGGCTGTCCGGAAGGAACGTGATCACCTCTCCGCCATGTTCGTCCAGGCTCAACCGTGTGACGACTGACCGCACGCCACCCGCCGGCCGGGTCGGCCCTCTCATCAGGGGCAGTTTTCGGTGTCCGGCCCTTCGGTCAGCTCGCGTCGACGAGTGGGGGAGGTGTCGGGTGTTCGTTGTCGTCGCCAAGGGGCGTAGCGGCCACACCTGTGGTGGTTCCGCTCAGCGTGTCAATGTAATCCAGAGTCTTGGGACTGACGTGCCGCACGGCCGCCAGGGCGTCCCGGAGAACGCCTCTCTTGGGGTCCGCACCGAGGGCGCCTCGGAGGTCCATTACGGTCTCGATGCCGAGACGTTCGAAGACGCGCGTCATGTCGTCTGCCTGGGCAAGACGGCCAGGCGAGGGCCAGCTGATGACTTCCGAGAGCTCCCCCGTCTCAAGGTGCCGGCGGAACCCGCTGGTAGTGGCGGCATCGGGCCATGCCTCAACCAGGGCGAGAACGC
This DNA window, taken from Pseudarthrobacter sp. ATCC 49987, encodes the following:
- a CDS encoding HNH endonuclease signature motif containing protein, coding for MESTDWSADGRAALAAVGVLTVALDSVTGACADADGGGPSGAGDAGPPGASVRRDADPLRELADDCLDGLAEVARWEARAAALKVRLAATYLRATEAVAAPAVAPHDAKCQEMAVTAEVACVLTVSERTAGAFVSDCQALTRGLPLTLAALTAGTISWAHARIIVDETSGLDPAGAAGLEAHFLDPAAPDPARGCPAGELVPSRFRAKARTWRERHHRDSIETRHTKSAADRRVEYRPDSDGMAWFSAYLPADTAAGIWDRTTAAARALQGPDEVRTLTQLRADIAATWLLTSGLADGEVAGGGVPSPRAQVLITVPVLSLLGAGEEPAVLDGYGPIPPSMARRLIAEGADSFYRVLVDPRDGAPLEIGRSSYRVPKAVRQWLRLRDGKCPFPGCNNQSLDNDADHLLAWADGGTTGISNLGQPCRKHHGLKHSSAWTPAGASKDAPPGWTSPSGRHYASEQQDWEPPHWPDRLQAMVTLLAECVPEDPGPDPDSELPPDPFPDWRLFTAGHPWPATAMDDPGWTEPLEDPWLEDLLLQHG